The Rhododendron vialii isolate Sample 1 chromosome 5a, ASM3025357v1 genome contains a region encoding:
- the LOC131326338 gene encoding U4/U6 small nuclear ribonucleoprotein Prp31 homolog — protein MEVLGPAPYAQAVKKIGNKMDLARAVEIVDLKDVLTPADIGCVSWKGIGKPLPEEILQKIFDACDRLLALHLDYEKVHAFVGSITEYFVPNLCVVFGSEVASKLMVGTAGVSRH, from the coding sequence ATGGAAGTTCTTGGCCCAGCTCCTTATGCTCAAGCAGTTAAAAAGATTGGGAACAAAATGGATCTTGCTCGAGCAGTTGAGATTGTTGACCTGAAGGACGTGTTAACTCCGGCTGATATTGGCTGTGTCTCATGGAAAGGGATAGGCAAGCCACTTCCGGAAGAAATTCTGCAAAAGATATTTGACGCATGTGACCGACTTCTTGCTTTACATTTGGACTATGAAAAAGTTCATGCTTTTGTGGGCAGTATAACAGAGTATTTTGTGCCTAATCTTTGTGTTGTTTTTGGAAGTGAAGTTGCTTCTAAGCTAATGGTGGGGACTGCTGGGGTCTCTCGGCATTAG